A region of Vibrio tubiashii ATCC 19109 DNA encodes the following proteins:
- a CDS encoding DUF1223 domain-containing protein: MTALIALSVVSTVSAGQIWVNEGQPAQVVELFTSEGCSSCPPADKYISKFENNSGLWDEFIPVVYHVDYWDYLGWKDKFAKPEFSQLQRLYNAYDVVGSVYTPGFVVDGKEWRGFFNWVNRKLPENEQTAAKRLTLVRKDNAFQLKYDDDSTLDATIIFLSNNQTTQIRAGENRGRTLEHDFIAVSRSQARSSEGHWTFTYEGNLSDIDAVAAWITPVGSFNRIQTVAGKIE; this comes from the coding sequence ATGACCGCTTTGATCGCTCTCTCCGTTGTATCTACCGTATCCGCGGGCCAAATCTGGGTTAACGAAGGACAGCCAGCTCAGGTAGTAGAACTGTTTACCTCAGAGGGGTGTTCTAGCTGCCCACCAGCAGACAAATACATCTCTAAATTTGAAAATAATAGTGGCTTGTGGGACGAGTTTATCCCTGTGGTTTATCACGTAGATTATTGGGATTATCTCGGATGGAAAGATAAGTTTGCTAAGCCAGAGTTCTCCCAATTACAACGCCTGTATAACGCTTATGATGTAGTGGGAAGTGTTTACACTCCCGGTTTTGTCGTCGACGGTAAAGAGTGGCGAGGCTTTTTCAATTGGGTAAACAGGAAGCTGCCTGAAAACGAGCAAACTGCGGCAAAACGCTTGACCTTAGTAAGAAAGGATAATGCTTTCCAACTGAAATACGATGATGACTCGACATTGGATGCAACGATCATCTTTCTTTCAAACAATCAAACGACGCAGATTCGAGCAGGTGAAAACAGAGGAAGGACTCTAGAGCATGATTTCATCGCAGTAAGCCGATCACAAGCTCGCTCTTCAGAAGGTCATTGGACTTTTACTTATGAAGGGAACTTGAGCGATATAGATGCCGTTGCTGCGTGGATCACTCCAGTTGGAAGTTTCAATCGAATTCAGACAGTTGCTGGAAAGATCGAATAA
- a CDS encoding TerC/Alx family metal homeostasis membrane protein: MTPITYFSFGILTLALVALDIWQTRGGQITIKKAAVWSVFWFALAFLFAATIYLFWDFYAPGSEYTAEKATVSFITGYLLEKSLSVDNLFVFAIIFHQYAVPEHLRPRALLWGVIGALILRAIMIAVGAQLLAQYHWVLYVFALFLIWTGIQLARDKGDEEINPLPERIIRRFIPVSESYKGNAMTIVEQGKRIATPMFIVIAVIAFMDVMFALDSIPAIFAVTREPFLVLAANVFALLGLRSLYFVLQGMMDKFIYLKPALSFIMVFIGIKMMLVGSEWEIPTVVSLLVLLTTMTIAVIASVIKQRNESMKTNVVVDK; this comes from the coding sequence ATGACCCCAATTACTTACTTTAGCTTCGGCATACTGACACTAGCCCTTGTTGCGCTTGATATATGGCAAACGCGCGGTGGACAAATCACGATCAAGAAAGCAGCGGTTTGGAGCGTATTTTGGTTCGCTTTAGCGTTTTTGTTTGCAGCTACCATCTACTTATTCTGGGATTTCTATGCACCAGGTAGTGAGTACACGGCTGAGAAAGCGACCGTTTCATTTATCACTGGCTATTTGTTAGAAAAGTCGTTGAGTGTCGATAACCTGTTCGTGTTCGCGATTATTTTCCATCAGTATGCAGTTCCTGAACACTTACGCCCACGCGCTCTACTATGGGGTGTGATAGGTGCGCTGATCTTACGTGCGATAATGATTGCTGTGGGGGCTCAACTGCTTGCTCAGTACCACTGGGTACTATATGTGTTTGCGTTATTCCTCATCTGGACAGGTATCCAGCTTGCGAGAGATAAAGGGGATGAAGAAATCAACCCACTACCTGAGCGAATTATACGCCGATTTATTCCGGTAAGTGAAAGCTATAAAGGCAACGCGATGACAATCGTAGAGCAGGGTAAGCGTATTGCGACTCCAATGTTCATTGTGATTGCGGTTATTGCGTTTATGGATGTCATGTTTGCGCTTGATTCAATTCCAGCGATATTTGCGGTAACAAGAGAACCGTTCTTAGTGCTAGCAGCTAACGTATTTGCATTACTTGGCTTACGCTCTTTGTACTTCGTTTTACAAGGTATGATGGATAAGTTTATCTATCTTAAACCGGCTCTGTCTTTCATCATGGTTTTCATCGGCATCAAGATGATGCTTGTTGGTTCAGAGTGGGAAATCCCGACGGTCGTCTCTTTATTGGTTCTGCTAACGACGATGACAATTGCGGTTATCGCATCTGTTATTAAGCAGAGAAATGAGTCAATGAAAACTAATGTAGTTGTTGATAAATAA
- a CDS encoding bifunctional metallophosphatase/5'-nucleotidase: MTDKNNKTTKLRLAHINDTHSYFEPTSLQLTIDVDGQVLSPFVSAGGFARIKTRANQLRSEAQERCSEFLFLHAGDCFQGTLYFSLFKGEANATMLNELQIDAMALGNHELDMGNEPVAQFAKQINFPLLAGNWDLSNELLEKTCRLSDNPTIVSFDGQNKSANWIEKQIGDDSVAIFSLALDKMADISNPDWDTPFINSIETAKNTVEQIHKAGINKIILLSHMGYEADLELPKHVDGISVIVGGHSHRLQGNFSQLGLAKEDEYGIKVNQTHVVQAGFHALSIGHCDLEFDTQGALVSFKGQNELLLGRRLFIDASMNETHNEVPYHAARSFIDNHPNVVVCKKDISVQNILNDKYTTQVRELQRKIIASADRKLRHVRVPDEQGASELAPLVAESFTYAMKQCGFSVDFAIHNAGGVRNSINPGNISVADVAGKLLPFAVPIGVYTIKGQYLPLILEGALDNALNNGIEGTGDGSYPYTHNLRFEYQPSKPKGQRITHLELKSEAGEWQKIECERLYMGTSSAYTMKGKEGYEAISNMEDEGVVTTHSMADCFINLLTDQPEVLNRDVSDVIIQRWHKGC, translated from the coding sequence ATGACAGATAAAAACAATAAAACAACTAAATTAAGATTAGCTCACATAAACGACACCCATTCCTATTTCGAACCCACTTCATTGCAACTAACCATTGATGTCGACGGTCAAGTGCTTTCGCCTTTTGTCAGTGCTGGTGGCTTTGCTCGTATAAAGACACGTGCTAACCAGCTGCGTAGTGAGGCGCAAGAAAGATGCTCAGAGTTCCTTTTTTTACATGCCGGTGATTGTTTCCAAGGCACCCTCTATTTCTCCCTGTTTAAAGGGGAAGCCAACGCCACTATGCTCAATGAGCTGCAAATAGATGCCATGGCTCTCGGAAATCATGAGTTAGATATGGGTAATGAACCCGTCGCGCAATTTGCCAAGCAAATCAATTTTCCATTGCTTGCGGGCAACTGGGATCTGAGTAATGAACTGCTTGAAAAAACGTGTCGACTATCAGATAACCCGACCATCGTAAGCTTCGATGGACAAAACAAATCAGCCAATTGGATAGAGAAGCAAATAGGTGACGACAGCGTTGCTATATTTTCGTTAGCTTTAGATAAGATGGCGGATATCTCAAACCCAGATTGGGACACGCCTTTTATTAATTCGATTGAAACCGCCAAGAACACAGTAGAACAGATCCATAAAGCAGGGATTAACAAAATCATTTTGCTCAGTCATATGGGCTACGAAGCGGACTTGGAACTGCCAAAACACGTTGATGGAATCAGTGTTATTGTCGGTGGGCACAGTCATAGGTTACAGGGTAACTTTAGCCAGCTAGGCCTTGCTAAGGAAGATGAGTACGGAATTAAAGTGAACCAAACTCATGTTGTTCAAGCAGGGTTCCACGCGCTGTCAATTGGCCATTGTGACTTAGAGTTTGATACACAAGGGGCTTTAGTTTCTTTCAAAGGGCAAAATGAGTTATTGCTCGGGCGCAGATTGTTCATCGATGCAAGCATGAACGAAACGCATAACGAAGTGCCTTACCACGCCGCGAGAAGCTTTATTGATAACCACCCAAATGTGGTTGTGTGTAAAAAAGACATTTCTGTTCAAAATATTCTCAACGACAAATACACCACGCAAGTTCGCGAGTTACAGCGCAAGATTATCGCTAGCGCCGATAGAAAACTGCGTCATGTCCGCGTGCCTGATGAACAAGGTGCTAGTGAGCTTGCGCCGCTTGTCGCTGAGTCCTTTACCTACGCGATGAAACAATGCGGGTTTAGCGTTGATTTTGCGATTCATAATGCGGGCGGTGTAAGAAATTCAATTAACCCTGGCAATATCTCTGTAGCGGATGTTGCCGGTAAGTTGCTGCCTTTTGCCGTTCCTATCGGTGTGTACACGATTAAAGGTCAATACTTGCCGCTTATCCTCGAAGGCGCATTAGATAATGCGCTCAATAATGGTATAGAAGGGACAGGAGACGGCTCTTACCCTTATACCCATAATCTGCGCTTTGAATATCAACCTTCAAAGCCAAAAGGCCAGCGAATCACTCATCTTGAGCTGAAAAGCGAAGCTGGAGAATGGCAAAAAATAGAGTGCGAGCGTCTCTATATGGGAACATCGTCCGCTTATACCATGAAGGGCAAAGAAGGCTATGAAGCTATCAGCAATATGGAAGACGAAGGTGTAGTCACGACGCATTCTATGGCTGATTGCTTTATCAACTTACTCACAGATCAACCCGAAGTATTAAACCGTGACGTGAGTGACGTGATTATCCAACGATGGCATAAAGGTTGCTAA
- a CDS encoding ATP-dependent endonuclease, translating to MKLERIEISGFRGIKRLSIAFDELTTLIGENTWGKSSLLDALSVALPPEGIPYSFELTDFHVDYSIAHPQSQHLQIVLSLVSTDKNEINSGRYRKIKPIWVQDPQGTNRIIYRLSASRDQYDIKTNYTFLDLDGNPIPLHHSEKLAQELMTLHPVIRLRDSRRFERPIADAKDVNARVEKRIDNTCRRLMAIPGHVNKGEMRSSLNSMNALVEHYFSFKSNSRKNLRKQRDGIFFNASPGSKSISQVVEETKDKQTRLLFMGLLNAYLQAKGPTTLRRCARPLLIIEDPEGRLHPTHLARAWGLLQLLPMQKILTTNSGELLGQVPLASIRRLVRLSDRTITKYIPDQGLGKDELRRIGFHIRFHRSGALFARCWLLVEGETEVWLFNELANQCGYNLAAEGVQIIEFAQSGLKSLIKVAKAFGIDWHVVTDGDAAGKKYAAAVKAQLDNDQQRHRLTELPDRDIEHYLYNNGFEPFFKNMVRIPLDHPIPAKKVVTRVLKKFAKPDLALAIVSYCENQGVEGIPLLLRWTLKRVVTMANGNT from the coding sequence ATGAAGCTAGAGCGAATAGAAATATCTGGTTTTCGCGGCATAAAACGTCTTTCTATTGCATTTGATGAATTAACCACGCTTATCGGTGAGAACACCTGGGGTAAATCGTCGTTATTAGACGCATTATCTGTTGCCCTTCCCCCTGAAGGTATTCCTTACAGCTTCGAGTTAACTGATTTTCATGTTGATTACTCGATCGCCCACCCGCAAAGTCAACACCTACAAATCGTGCTTAGTCTCGTCTCGACAGATAAGAACGAAATCAATTCTGGTCGATATCGGAAGATAAAACCAATATGGGTACAAGATCCGCAAGGGACAAACCGAATCATCTATCGTCTAAGCGCCTCTAGAGATCAATATGATATCAAAACTAACTACACCTTCCTCGATTTAGATGGTAACCCGATCCCTCTTCACCATTCTGAGAAGCTTGCGCAAGAGTTAATGACACTGCACCCAGTAATTAGACTACGTGATTCAAGACGATTCGAGCGCCCCATCGCTGATGCCAAAGACGTTAATGCACGTGTAGAGAAGCGAATTGATAATACCTGTCGCCGATTAATGGCGATCCCCGGCCATGTAAACAAAGGTGAGATGCGCAGTAGCCTCAATTCAATGAACGCCTTGGTTGAGCACTATTTCTCGTTTAAATCCAATTCACGCAAGAACCTACGAAAGCAAAGAGACGGTATTTTCTTTAATGCTTCACCTGGCTCAAAGAGTATTTCTCAAGTTGTCGAAGAAACCAAAGACAAGCAGACACGCTTACTGTTTATGGGCTTACTAAACGCGTATCTGCAAGCCAAAGGGCCAACCACATTAAGGCGTTGTGCCCGACCTCTATTGATCATTGAAGATCCTGAAGGTCGACTCCACCCGACCCATTTAGCACGTGCATGGGGTTTATTGCAGCTGCTACCTATGCAGAAGATACTCACAACAAATAGTGGCGAATTGCTTGGCCAAGTGCCACTTGCCAGTATTCGCCGCCTTGTTCGCCTATCTGACCGAACAATCACCAAGTACATTCCCGACCAAGGTCTTGGTAAAGACGAGTTAAGACGCATAGGCTTTCATATTCGATTCCATCGTTCTGGTGCGCTATTTGCCCGCTGTTGGTTGCTGGTTGAGGGCGAAACGGAAGTCTGGTTGTTTAATGAGTTGGCAAATCAATGTGGTTACAACCTTGCTGCTGAGGGCGTACAAATCATTGAATTTGCCCAATCGGGTTTAAAGTCTCTTATCAAAGTCGCAAAGGCTTTTGGTATTGATTGGCACGTGGTAACCGATGGAGACGCGGCGGGTAAGAAATATGCCGCAGCGGTGAAGGCACAGCTAGACAACGATCAACAGAGGCACCGACTCACTGAATTGCCCGATCGAGATATCGAACACTACTTATATAACAATGGATTTGAACCATTTTTTAAAAACATGGTGCGTATTCCATTAGACCACCCAATCCCCGCCAAAAAAGTCGTGACTAGAGTGCTTAAGAAGTTCGCTAAACCAGACCTTGCTCTAGCGATTGTCTCGTACTGTGAGAATCAAGGTGTTGAAGGAATACCACTCTTACTTCGTTGGACGTTAAAACGTGTCGTAACGATGGCTAACGGTAACACATAA